In the genome of Candidatus Delongbacteria bacterium, the window ATTGAAATGCGCAAGAGCGGTGCCGTGATCGGCGGCGAGGGCAACGGCGGAGTGATTCTGCCCGACCTGCACCTGGGGCGTGATGCACCCGTGGGTCTGGCGCTGGTGCTGCAGTACATGCTCGAGAACGGCATCGGCCTGCGGGCCCTGCGCGAGGAACTGCCCACCTATCAGATGGTGAAGGAAAAGGTCGAACTGGGCACTCTGGACGGTGAGGCCGCGGTCAACGCCCTGCGCGAACGCTTCGCCGATCGCCCCATGGACGAGACCGATGGCCTCAAGTTCCTCCAGCCCGATGGCCGCAGCTGGGTTCAGGTCAGGCGCAGCAATACCGAACCCATCCTGCGCATCTTCGCCGAAGCTCCCACGCGGGAGGCGGCCAGTGCGCTGGTGAACGAGCTGCGCGCGGCGCTGCCGACCGGCGCGTGAAGATCGCCACCGTCACCGGCTCCGTGGTGAGCACGCTCAAGAACCCGGAGTTCGTGGGGTACAAGCTGTTGCTGGTGACCGACACGGATCTCGACGGCAGCCTGCTGGGCGACCCCTACATCGCCCTGGATACGGTGGACGCCGGACAGGGCGACAAGGTGCTGATCAACAAGGAAGGCGGCGGCGCCCGGCTGCTGCTCGACAATCCCCGGATCCCCGTGCAGGCGGTGATCGTGGGCGTGGTGGACGACTGGCACACGGAATAGCGTGGTCCGGACCCGCGCGGGTCCCATGGAACAGCGAGGAACTGCATGGCACAGGACGAACAGCTCGAGCGGATCATCCAGGAAATGCTGGGTGCCAAGGCCCCGTCCACGGTCGACCCGGCCGCCGGCACACCGGCCATGCCCGAGCGGGCCAGCTGGGCCCAGCCCGACCTGCCGGCGATGGCGGGCTCGGCCTGTGGCTATTCCCCGGATGGCGCGATCGCCTGCGGGGCCGACCGTGTCTCATGCACCATCGGCCTGATCGGCCAGGTGCGTTCAGAAATCTCGCGCCTGATCGACCACACTCTGCTCAAGGCCGATGCCTGTCGCACATCCGTGGAGCAGCTCTGCAAGGAAGCCCGCACCCACCGCTTCGCCAGCGTGTGCGTCAACCCCTGCTGGGTGCCGCTCTGCGCGCGCCTGCTCGAAGGCAGCGACGTGCGCACCTGCACCGTGATCGGCTTCCCGCTGGGGGCCTCCAGTCCGCGGGTCAAGGTGGCCGA includes:
- a CDS encoding EutN/CcmL family microcompartment protein; this encodes MKIATVTGSVVSTLKNPEFVGYKLLLVTDTDLDGSLLGDPYIALDTVDAGQGDKVLINKEGGGARLLLDNPRIPVQAVIVGVVDDWHTE